Proteins encoded within one genomic window of Siniperca chuatsi isolate FFG_IHB_CAS linkage group LG4, ASM2008510v1, whole genome shotgun sequence:
- the sntb2 gene encoding beta-2-syntrophin → MAVWTRADKNGQLDLLLRDRWIRVAAELTRETLTLTAEAEVTGQGGSHWDYNNSSAGLRNGMSNGNDPGTSAGNPGRGPSSGQDQLQNHGGRGRSGSPGRGGASRVQYEGSYGLNSPGKYPNNGTNSDFGSPVSSYGSPGSSFGSRQGDFPVSLDGSSEAVRKVRVVKQESGGLGISIKGGRENRMPILISKIFPGLAADQSRALRVGDAILSVNGNDLREATHDLAVQALKKAGKEVTLEVKYIREVSPLFKKPSLVADLPWDSIRPQSPSYSGSEDSGSPKHSSASSSKDRKVISLKMCFISRNLTMPDLENRLLELHSPDGQHTVVLRCKDGPTANSWFTAIHTNIAALLPQTLAHISAYLGASSSASTHPHLKHIGWLAEQVQLEGGRQQYKPVVMALTEKDILLFESVPWSRESWSMPLLTHPLLATRLVHSGNARGSPAQGSDLVFATRTGTGRGIESHVFRVETHWDLSSWTRALVQGAHAAAELIKEVSIGCTLNRQDVRLTLHYEKGFTVTREPADPAGGAVLYRYPYEKLKMSADDGIRNLYLDFGGPEGEMVFDLHSGPKPVVFVLHSFLSAKLTRMGLLT, encoded by the exons ATGGCAGTTTGGACCAGAGCGGATAAAAACGGTCAACTGGACCTTCTTCTCCGGGACCGCTGGATCCGAGTGGCCGCCGAACTCACCCGAGAAACGCTGACTTTAACGGCCGAAGCGGAGGTAACCGGACAGGGGGGAAGTCACTGGGACTACAACAACTCTTCGGCGGGCCTGCGAAATGGCATGTCGAACGGAAACGACCCGGGAACGAGTGCGGGGAACCCTGGCCGCGGTCCGTCCTCGGGTCAAGACCAACTCCAGAACCACGGGGGTCGGGGGCGCAGCGGCAGCCCGGGGCGCGGGGGTGCCAGTCGGGTACAATACGAAGGCAGCTACGGTCTAAATAGCCCCGGGAAGTACCCAAATAACGGCACAAACTCTGACTTTGGAAGTCCCGTCTCCAGCTACGGCAGTCCCGGGTCCAGCTTCGGGTCGAGACAAGGCGACTTTCCCGTCAGTCTGGACGGCTCCTCGGAAGCTGTGCGGAAAGTCCGAGTTGTCAAACAGGAGTCTGGCGGGCTGGGGATCAGTATCAAGGGGGGGCGCGAGAACCGGATGCCCATCCTCATCTCCAAGATCTTCCCGGGGCTCGCCGCCGACCAGAGCCGGGCTCTCCGAGTGGGTGACGCGATCCTGTCGGTGAACGGGAACGACCTCCGGGAGGCAACACACGACCTGGCGGTCCAGGCGCTTAAGAAGGCAGGGAAAGAAGTGACGCTGGAGG TGAAATACATTCGCGAGGTTTCTCCGCTCTTCAAGAAGCCATCCCTGGTGGCCGACCTGCCGTGGGACAGCATCCGCCCACAGTCGCCCAGTTACAGCGGCAGCGAGGACTCTGGGTCGCCCAAACACAGCAGCGCCTCCTCttcaaaagacagaaaggtCATAAGCCTGAAGATGTGCTTCATCAGCAGGAACCTTACCATGCCAGATCTGGAGAACAG ACTGTTGGAGCTCCATTCCCCAGACGGCCAGCACACAGTTGTGCTGCGCTGTAAAGACGGCCCCACCGCCAACTCCTGGTTCACTGCCATCCACACCAACATTGCTGCCCTGCTGCCACAGACCCTGGCTCACATCAGTGCTTACCTGGGGGCCTCGTCCTCGGCCTCCACACACCCCCATCTCAAACACATCGGCTGGTTGGCTGAACAG GTCCAGCTGGAAGGTGGACGGCAGCAGTACAAGCCAGTGGTCATGGCACTGACGGAGAAGGACATCCTGCTGTTTGAATCGGTGCCGTGGAGCAGAGAGTCCTGGTCCATGCCTCTGCTCACACACCCACTGCTAGCCACAAG ACTGGTTCATTCTGGCAACGCCCGGGGTTCTCCCGCTCAGGGTTCGGACCTGGTGTTCGCCACTCGGACGGGCACAGGGCGGGGCATCGAGTCCCACGTCTTCCGAGTGGAGACCCACTGGGATCTGTCTTCGTGGACGCGAGCCCTTGTGCAGGGGGCACACGCTGCCGCTGAGCTCATCAAAGAAGTCTCAATTG GTTGCACGTTGAACAGACAGGATGTTCGTCTGACGCTGCATTATGAGAAGGGCTTCACTGTAACAAGGGAGCCGGCAGATCCAGCCGGGGGAGCTGTGCTGTACAGATACCCCTATGAGAAACTCAAAATGTCCGCCGACGATGGAATTCGCAACCTTTACCTTGACTTTGGGGGTCCAGAGGGAGAAATG gtaTTTGACCTGCACTCAGGTCCAAAGCCGGTGGTGTTTGTCCTCCACTCCTTCCTGTCAGCCAAGCTCACTCGTATGGGCCTGCTGACGTGA